A window of Oryza glaberrima chromosome 2, OglaRS2, whole genome shotgun sequence genomic DNA:
ATTCACCACTCAGGTGTGTTGAAATTTAGTTCTCTGTAAATATTGACAACCCGagtaattaaacaagattaCAAGAACATGCCAGGAACAGAGTGAGTTCTATTGCAAattcattttttcttctctaGAACCAATCAAGAAGATGATCGTGTTACGTGTAAACGTGCCTGCATATTAGCTGGTTAAAACCGTTCTGTTACTTGATCATGAGACCGTAAATGCGTGAAGAGTGGCAGCAGAGTTTGCAGAGAAAACTCACATGTCATCCATGAACTTGACTGCGGAGAGCACGGCGGTGATGAGGAGCCGATGCACGCTGTAGGagtcgacggcgagggcgagggcgaggcaccgccggccgcggcgcagGAGCCGGTCGAGGTAGATGTAGGCGACGACGTAGCACGCCGGGCTGCACCCGGCGAACCGCGCGATGCGCGCCGCGTACGCGCGGACGGAGATGCCCGGCTTGGCCGTCGCCCGGaacggcgacgccggcgccgcggcgagctccgCGGGCGTCGCGGCCGCGTCGTTGCGCCCCGCGACGCGCTCCAGGatgccggcgagcgcggcgaccaCCCGCGGCATGTCCTGGTGAGCGCTCTCCCCCACCAGCTCTGCGCCCTCGGCCATGGCTTCCCTTGCCTCGCTCCGCAGGCGCGCGTTGGCGGCGCACGTGATGTGCTGACCCGGCCTCAGAGCTGGTGGGGAGCAGCTGAAGTTCGGGAGAGAGCACGGAATCCGTTATATGGAACGGGAGCAAGAGGGAAAATGATATCCCAGAGATGTGACACCGCTTCTGTTAAGGTCTTTGCATGACATTTCAGCAAAAAATAGTCTTCAAACAGGACAACATATCTTatacacacaggccctcacgtatACACACGTATAcattaactaaaaaatatcaccaaaaaatctagaaaaaatcatacacatactttcaattatattacacctagggttaaaatcttaacgtcaaattcattatattttagccgtaacaaaaaaacaaaaaatctgacagttttaaggttacaATTTtgtcataattttattttttttgttattctctatgtagaatgaatttgaatatgcgactttgcacgtagatataatactattaaaagtatatgtataaatttttctagaattttttgtgaaaatttttagttggtgtatacggtgtgtacacgtgagggcctgtgtatATACACATAGGATACGCTCAGTTCAAACAGTGGCGATACAAGGGACGCAGCCACGCAGGCACCACCGCAGCAGACAGCAGGTGAGGAGTCGCGACCGCGGAGATAAAAATAGCGGGCTCGGCGCATCCGCCGGGACGGGTGCTCCGCACGGCGCTGGAGGAAATCAACGCAATTTGGGGCGCATTGGACCGTGTCACCCTCTTCTCCTCTGGGCCCAACCAGGATGCCCGCGAACGTGCGTCCTGCCGCCTCAAGTTGGGCCGGGACGGGATCCCTGCGCACGCAGTGACCGGGCCGTGTTTCCTAGGCCATCATGATGGGCCACCGCGTGTAGGTGGAGCTCATGATCGAAGATTCGAAGGTGACACACCCACTCACCTCGATTTCATGGCaagctcgatcgatctcacAGTGTTAATTTTTTCTTCAGCGACCACATTTTGAGGCCCTCCCCGATGGATGACCACAATACCAGACCGATCGATTCGCGTGcagctgcatgcctgcatgccCTCCCTATGCATGGCTAGCTTCTGAATACACACACCAGCTGAAAGACGCCGAGGAGATGCGAGCACGCGAGTGTTGATGGCGGTTTTGTTTGCGAGCCCCTGTTCGTTTTCGCCGGAACTGCAGGTTCTCTGTTGCAACAATCATTAGCGCGCATCGATCGAAGCATATATGTGCATCGATGCACATATACGTAGGAGTACATACAAGTACGCAAAGGAGCGCCGCGCTGATGAGCCTGTGtttgttttttctcctcctccttttagTTCCTGTGTTGTGTGTTCTGTCAGGCCTGCGCTCATCAGTACGTAGTATATGATCAAACTTAGTACACcaaagtggaaaaaaaaataaaggtgtACAGTATGATTTACTACCTCTtttctaaaataagtgtagccataggtatccgtgtccaatgtttaaccgtccgtcttatttaaaaaatttatgaaaaaattaaaaaaaaaagtcatacataagtattatttatattttatcatctaacaacaataaaaaatactaatcataaaaaaaattaaataagacgaacggtcaaacgttagatatgAATAGTACAGaattgcacttattttgagacggagggaggaACTTAGGACTCACGGATACTACCTCCAACCAAAAAATAAacctactccatccgtcccataaagaACGCATTTTTAGATTTCTATGTCTAACGTTTCCTGTCCATCTtatttcaaatatttatgaaacaaataaaaaaatagttacacataaaataatattcatgttttatcatctaataataataataatactaatcataaaaaaaattaaataagacgaagagTCAAAtgttctataaaaataaaaaaaatgcactctTTATCGGACGGAGGGGAGTATACTCTTTACGAGACATCGTATAAAATATGAGATAACgtactagatttattttttatcgtaGGAAGGGAATACGTGTATGCGCAtgcatgcagaattgcagatcGCCGGACTTGCAGTGTAGTACTGGATCCATGAACTGATCTCAAAGTGATCAGTATATAGgatgtgtttagattccaaaAAAATTTGGTCAAAAACGTCTTAATGTTTGAACACACGTATGGAACATTAAATGtggtcgaaaaaaaaaattgcatagtttgcatgtaaattgcgagattgatcttttaagcctaattgcgccatgatttgacaatatggtgctatagtaaacatttgctaatgacggattaattagacttacagtaaattcgtctcgcagtctacaggtggaatctgtaatttgttttgttattaatctacgtttaatattttaaatgtgtgtccatatacttaaaaaaaatttggacgatgaactaaacacggccatagcTAGTTATAGTCGTAAAGTGAACTGCGTTCATGGAAACACTTTCCCCagtactatatactccctccgtcttaaaaggAACGAATCTTGTACTGAATGTAACAtattctagtataatgaatctggatagaggtatgtccagattcgtagtgctAGGATGTGTAACATCTAGTACTATATTGGTCTAATATTGGAGTTTTTTATGTGTAACATCTAGTACTAGTATGGTCTCAAACTTTGCATGTGCTGATGTGTGCATAGAAGAAATACATAGCTTAATTTATTGACTGCTGCTTGTACATtgtacatgcatgcacgcaaTACATCTCACGTATAGCTAGCAGTACTGGTACATTGCGCAGGCATGGCTCGATATTACGTCGCCTATATATCTCAACCATCAAAATGAAAGAGAGCTAGAGCTAGCCACAGTTAATCGATCAAATGGTGGACATATAGGTATACGACGGTATATATATTGATGGATGGATCAACGACGAAAATGCAAAGTGCTAAAATCTTCAGAAGGAGCTGAAGCAGTTGGTGTGCTCGCCGGAGGAGTTGTCGTCGCAGGGGGAGTGCGTGTGGCGGCCCTCGTAGGTGGTGATCACCATGCGGCAGTCCGTCGACAGCCGCTCCACCCGCTTCTTCACGCGGCAGTTGCTGTGCGTGCACCTGAAGTAGctcctacatgcatgcatatgcgcattcatatatatatatcgtcgATCAGTTTTGGCATGTGTACATCCAAATCACACAAAAATGCCTGTTTGTAGTTCTGATCTCCAACAGATCAGAAGCTCCGCAAAACAAGAGATTATATTCATGGTGTCCtcctatatacttcctccgtttcacaatataagtcattctagcattttccacatttatattgatgttaatgaatctagatagatataacatcaatataaatgtggaaaatgctagaatgacttacattgtgaaacggagggagtactagtctATCCCTTATactaggggacggagggagtactgactAACAAATTTCCATTTCTCAATCTaatatatagattaaaaaaatatagatgtgTTTATTTACTGAAATGAAAGGActattacatgtttttttagatatttGGCAGTGCGATGACTCCCGCATGCGACGTAATTAGCTAATTGacaacattaattaatttttatcgATCGAGTTCTGCAAGCAGATGAGAGTTAGATTGGGCCCGCGCATCGCAGCGGAAGTTCTGTATAATAATAGAACAAATAACATGTAAAAATAGCTAGATGACGGATGACgtaattttatataattttcatctTTGATCGAccatgaaaaaagttaaaaatagttTAGATGGTGtgatttttaataatttaaatcatatataaatTGATCATTAAAAAGTAAAACTAAGGTGATATGCCTCAacgacaaaataaaaaaaagggagaaataatatagattaatcatctaaagacAAAACTAAGGTGATATAACTTCGTATGAGAAAGaaaatgataaaaatatttGGACCATAAATCAATCATATAAGTGTCAAAGATAATTGAGATGATATGGTTTAATGAGATAAAGAAATAGTATCATTATATGAACATTATACCTAGATATATAAGATGCCAGATACAGTGCAGTATACTCCTAACACAGCTTCTCACAAACGGATGTATGAATTTGGAACTGAAGCATCTTTCTTATTAATGTACCTTTTGTGCCTATGTTAATTGGCTGCTAATTGCCGTTGCCGTTTATTTTATCGCATGAAATAGCTAAGGCTTACACTACTTGTGTTGTATGAGTGTGTAGAATGGCATGCATCGTCCTTAGTTTTTGCAAATGTAGGGTCCTCTCTTTCATGGTGCCAATATTAGGATCCGTTAtaccttaattaattacccCAAGACTCCTTCTCATACATGCATATTCAGAATATTTGTGGTAAGAACTCGATCCTTAATCTATTTATGACCCGTCCCTTTATCTGCATCAGGGATGAGAGTACCTATCATAAATTAAAGAACTGATACGGCTAGTTATGTATGATGAGTTTGTTAAACTTGTCACCGAAATGTAACTAGTAACTAATTAAGCTTGTTCACCAAAATGTAACAATttgcattaaaaatatttttttaataaaactgtGCAGAAGGTGAGCCTGTCAGATTCAGCTCAATAGATTAATTTCATTGTTATAACAAAGTGAACCCCAATTTAATTAAAATACCAATTAATTCTTGGACCTTAATTAACTAGTACATAATTAAGATTATTTGCAAGGGTCATCTGATGACAAGTGTGTGAAACTTTTCCATATACTGGCGAACACTTTTGACATATGGATCATATAATTTGACAGCAATATGTTATAGGAGTAGCTGCGTTTATTCCGATTGTAGGTAGAagcaaaataaacatatatatcataAGTACAGAGCTAATAGATAAGCACATACCAAATTAAATGAGAAATTTTACATTTCCCTTGTTAAGAGATACCATATTTTCTATTGTAAAGACTTGGTAGTACCTTAAATACTAATTATCAGAGGTACCAGAATTTACATTAAAAACGGTGGCACCTCCTAACATCTCCTAAGTACTGTAAAATCGCTTTTAACCATATTGATATAAAAAGGAAAGTAATAATCTAgcctgcatatatataattatatttgtagATATTTTGCCTTGTCTTAAATCAGCTTCTAATCTATTCATATCAAGACCTTTGTTGACAAGTTAGTTTAACCAGGCATGCATTAATTCTCTTCTGCCATAGAGAGTACCCTTGGTATATTTGGTTTGGAGGAATTTCACgagaattttggagaaattgaaATGTTTCCTGTGAAAATCCTACAAATTTTCCATGTTCTGAAGAAGCCCTTTAGGAGAAAAAACAAGATCAACATTGCTCAGTTCTGTAcatataaaattgatatttTATCTGGTATATATAAACTTGCGTATTACTAATTAACCAAATTGAATAGGCATCGAGACATTCTTCTGTTTATGTTTATAATTAGTTAATTGATAAGAAACGGGGAATCTATTATCTACACATATGTATAAATGATATAAGAAATCAAATATGTAGGGTTTGGTTAAGTTGAGCATATGTACCTGGGATGGAGACTGTTCTTGACAACCTTCTGTCCGTACTTCCTCCACTTGTACCCGTCATCCAGCACATCCACTTCGCTTCTGGTCTGGAAGCAGAACCTCGGCTCCCTCATCTTCCTCCTGATCTTCatcttccccttctcccccgccgccaccatcgtcgaGCCCCTCCACCTGCAAGCTCCCACAACTGGAGATCTCAGCATGGGTTTGCATCTATCTTATGTTTTCACTATATGCACGCGTACCATGTAGTGGAGCCATTGCAAGTAGTACTCTCATTGCCAGCTTTGGTTACAGAGGTGGCCACCTGAAGAACAAGATCATACTCTATGAGAATTAATAAGGAACAAGAAAAGAGAACTTGTTGATGATCAGAATAAAATCTAGCCCAGCCAGTTtacctcctcggcgccgccaaTATTGGGCATGGAACCGGCGGCTGCACTGTGCTTCCCCAATGCgacggttgcggcggcggcggcggagttgcTTAACGGAAGAGCCGGCAGAGGGTACAGCCCGCAGTGGTCAGAAGAGAGCATCACGCCATGGATTCCGGGCTGATCTTCTTGGTCGAATGGCATCTGGAGTAGCTTCGGATGGCACGGTagttgaagtggaggaggaagaggcatgCCGTGGTGATCTGGCAAAAGATAGAAATTCGGAAGACAAGTCCCCAGTTGGCCACCTCCTTCCATGCAAGTATGCATATGGCTATAGCTATATCGTGTGTGGCGTTTGTGGCAGTAGTAGTGATCTCTATCTATCGCCAATCGATCAAAGTGGCTCTTGGGACATAGGATTTCTTGGGATAGATCTCCTCTCCCTGTCTTTTTGGTGTCAATTTTTGATAGGGTTTGATGCTTTCAGGGTCTAAGTGGTGGGCTATGGCTCTCTGGACTTTGGAGTCTAGGCTGCCCTTTAAAGGGCTTTTTGCTCAAATTGTGTCGTGGGTACAGTGCCTGCTTCAGTAGCTGTTGCCCTCTCCTTGAGCTAGCTAGGTATAGTGCATGCTAATTTATCGGCTCTTGGCAAGATGTCGGATCTGCCTTCTGTAGCTGATATGTGTACTACTTATATAGATGTCGGATCACAACTGATTAATCGTTAATCATGTTTTCTATGAGAAACGCTGTTGCTATGATATTTGGTTCTTGAACTTTCATCAGTGCCACGAGCTTCCTGTTTCAGTCGATATATATGGTTCATGTTTCTATACCAGATTAGCTAGTTAATTGCAACTTTAGTGTTGTGTAAGCCAGAAACTTTTGGCCACTACTTTGAATCTGTGATCAGCAGGGCTTTTTCAGGCTGGGCGCATGTATTATTGCAGCGATTGTTCCGCGTACAGGATAGCACTGATTGTACCTTTTGTTCCCTGCAATTGCCAGATCATTTATATGACTTTTGGATAGATGCTCCTCACAAAAGATCATACTGGTGCTCATAGTTCTCTGTGATGCGCACCTATGTGAATCAACTCTAGTCTTTTCCTGAATCATCACTATCCTACTTTATTGGGTGCGTATGTATATCTAGGGTACGTGTGTCTTCCGAAAGGGACTGGTTTTGATgtttattcacaaattaataTCCACAATTAAACCAATAATAAAACATTTGACTGCAGTACTGCCTGGTCTCACCTACCTACCTCCCATCCCATGTGTTATAAAGCCGGTCCcgaaatcacatcggaaaccaaacaCGGAAGAAacaccataggagatccaaacatggtgacgacaccgaggcgtgatatttgataacggagttcagccaagacctacatctccggggcattAATTATGgacgctcctccccgatccagcatattacagcgtatcagagttacaacgactcataGCCGGCAGCCACTCTCTCTCGCATGCTATGTCGCCCTatcggttacaacaggcacgctcctctatttatgagagagcctaggatagagtccgactcttactctaATCCTAACACctagtacaactccaagtcctaaactgtaaccgattgcgtacacatattcgacacaaactctaacaaactccaccttgacgAATATGCCACGCCAACCTGAATTTGTTCCTTGCACGAAACTCCGTGCACCCGAAATTGATTTGATCCCTTTTCGCCGTTCACGCCGAGCCGCCCCGATAAGACTCCACCAGGCTCACCGTAACAAGAGTCAACTCCTGCTATCCCTgtaatttcttcttcttgactCCACCTACAACAGTGCTCCACCCTCTCACCTATTACCACAGTCGTCTTGCCAAGCATAATGGAATTCCTTCCTAACTGTCACATCATAGACTTCCGCGAAGACCATGTTCAACTCCATCTACCGtcttaaatttgacttgatctaATCCATGGCCAGATAACCGACGTCATcaccaaataaataaatcaaactcATCAGACATGAAGTGAACCCTTTCTTTCTTGTTGTCTTATGAACCGagctaataaatccaacatCCACGCTTTCCGCATCCGTAGACTGAATATCcgataatttg
This region includes:
- the LOC127761644 gene encoding cyclin-P4-1-like encodes the protein MAEGAELVGESAHQDMPRVVAALAGILERVAGRNDAAATPAELAAAPASPFRATAKPGISVRAYAARIARFAGCSPACYVVAYIYLDRLLRRGRRCLALALAVDSYSVHRLLITAVLSAVKFMDDICYNNAYFAKVGGISLAEMNYLEVDFLFGVGFDLNVTPETFADYCAVLQSEMLCAAALPPRLHYCCLSEDDAGSSSSSSLREAAMEAS
- the LOC127761137 gene encoding probable WRKY transcription factor 12 — encoded protein: MHTCMEGGGQLGTCLPNFYLLPDHHGMPLPPPLQLPCHPKLLQMPFDQEDQPGIHGVMLSSDHCGLYPLPALPLSNSAAAAATVALGKHSAAAGSMPNIGGAEEVATSVTKAGNESTTCNGSTTWWRGSTMVAAGEKGKMKIRRKMREPRFCFQTRSEVDVLDDGYKWRKYGQKVVKNSLHPRSYFRCTHSNCRVKKRVERLSTDCRMVITTYEGRHTHSPCDDNSSGEHTNCFSSF